Genomic DNA from Gammaproteobacteria bacterium:
CGGACCCTGGCTGGTAAACCAGGCTTTATTCCATTAAAGCCCCCGGCTTTAGCCGTAGGGTGATTTACAAAATTATGGATATCCTAACTCAAGCGTCGATCAAGCCGGCGATAACCAATGGCTTCGGCAAGGTGGGGAGTGGCGATGTCAGCAACGCCCGCTAAATCGGCGATGGTACGAGCAATACGTAGAATACGGTGGTAGGCACGCGCGGAGAAGCCGAGGCGATTCGCGGCGTTTTCCAGTAATTGATGATCGGTGTCAGCCAAGCGTACCACGCGTTCTAGTTCCCATCCACGCAATTCAGCATTAATGCGACCACTGCGCTGCATCATGCGTTCACGCGCCACTTCAATGCGTGCGCGTGCAATGGCGCTGCCATCTCCGTCGGAAGGCGCGCCCACGCGTAAGGCATCACGAGGCGGTGAACCAACCTCGACATGTAGATCAATGCGATCCAGCAGTGGTCCAGAAACCCGTCCACGGTAGCGGGCTACAGCATCCGCGCTACAGTGGCAACGTCCGTTCGGATCGCCAAGATAGCCGCACGGGCACGGGTTCATTGCCGCTACGAGCTGAAAGCGCGCCGGGAGGTCAGCTTGGCGTGCCGCGCGCGAAATAATGATCCGACCTGATTCCAGCGGCTGGCGCAAGACTTCTAGAACGCGACGATCGAATTCAGGGAGTTCGTCCAAAAAGAGAACCCCATGATGGGCGAGGGAGATTTCACCAGGACGAGGATTAGCACCACCGCCGACTAAGGCAACCCCGGAGGCGGTGTGATGAGGCGCACGGAAGGGACGATGCCCCCAGGTGGCAAGGTTGAAACCCGCCTCGCTGATCGAGGCCACTGCGGCCACTGCCAGCGTCTCGTCTTCGGTCATCGCCGGTAAAATGCCTGGCAATCGACTCGCCAGCATGGTTTTACCTGTGCCGGGAGGGCCAATGAAAATGATTGAATGTCCCCCAGCGGCAGCTACTTCCAGGGCACGACGCGCGTGGTGTTGACCACGAACATCGGAGAGATCCTCCGTAAGAGGTGCGGGTTGAGTAGGTGGTCCACCAAGGTAAGGAGACAACGGCGCGCTGCCGTTAAGGTGGGCGCAAAGTTCCAGCAAATGGCGCACCGGAAAAACGGTAAGTCCACGCGCTAGCGCAGCCTCAGCGGCGTTGTCGGCAGGTACCACCAGGGCACGTCCCGCCGCACGGGTCGCCAATGCCGCAGGTAACACGCCGCGTATCGGCCGTAATTCGCCGCCCAAAGCCAGCTCCCCAAGTAGTTCCAGCTCCGGTAAGGCACGCGCTGGAATCTGACCGGAAGCAACCAGCATCCCTATCGCCATCGGCAGATCAAAACGACCCCCCTCCTTGGGTAGATCAGCGGGCGCCAGGTTGAAGGT
This window encodes:
- the yifB gene encoding putative magnesium chelatase YifB (Evidence 3 : Putative function from multiple computational evidences) codes for the protein MSRTEAHPLPPDLQLAVVYSRARVGVEAPLVTVEVHLSGGLPGLSIVGLPETAVKEAKDRVRSALINSRYEFPQARITFNLAPADLPKEGGRFDLPMAIGMLVASGQIPARALPELELLGELALGGELRPIRGVLPAALATRAAGRALVVPADNAAEAALARGLTVFPVRHLLELCAHLNGSAPLSPYLGGPPTQPAPLTEDLSDVRGQHHARRALEVAAAGGHSIIFIGPPGTGKTMLASRLPGILPAMTEDETLAVAAVASISEAGFNLATWGHRPFRAPHHTASGVALVGGGANPRPGEISLAHHGVLFLDELPEFDRRVLEVLRQPLESGRIIISRAARQADLPARFQLVAAMNPCPCGYLGDPNGRCHCSADAVARYRGRVSGPLLDRIDLHVEVGSPPRDALRVGAPSDGDGSAIARARIEVARERMMQRSGRINAELRGWELERVVRLADTDHQLLENAANRLGFSARAYHRILRIARTIADLAGVADIATPHLAEAIGYRRLDRRLS